In Thalassophryne amazonica chromosome 14, fThaAma1.1, whole genome shotgun sequence, one DNA window encodes the following:
- the sept10 gene encoding septin 10 — MASSDVARQPDKGVRPLSLSGHVGFDSLPDQLVNKSIYQGFCFNILCIGETGIGKSTLMDTLFNTNFENFESSHFEPQVKLRAQTYDLQESNVRLRLTVVNTVGFGDQMNKQESYQPVVDYIDRQFESYLQEELKIKRSLHNFHDSRVHACLYFISPSGHSLKSLDLVTMKKLDSKVNIIPVIAKADTISKSELHKFKIKIMSELVSNGVQIYQFPLDDETVAKVNTTMNGHLPFAVVGSTEEVCVGNKMVKARQYPWGVVQVENENHCDFVKLREMLICVNMEDLREQTHTRHYELYRRCKLEEMGFKDTDPECKPVSLQQTYEAKRQEFLVELQKREDEMRQMFVQRVKEKEAELKEAERELQSRFEQLKRLHADEKAALEEKKRLLEEDQSSFGKRRAAAQLLQAQSLTANGKKDRKNSGFM; from the exons ATGGCTTCTTCAGATGTTGCTCGGCAACCG GATAAGGGGGTCCGACCCCTCTCTCTGTCTGGTCATGTGGGGTTTGACAGCCTTCCCGATCAACTTGTCAACAAGTCTATCTACCAAGGCTTCTGCTTCAATATTCTTTGCATTG GTGAGACCGGTATTGGTAAGTCTACGCTGATGGACACTCTGTTCAACACCAATTTTGAGAACTTTGAGTCATCTCACTTTGAGCCTCAGGTGAAACTGCGAGCTCAAACGTATGACCTGCAGGAGAGTAATGTCCGACTGCGCCTCACTGTTGTAAACACTGTGGGGTTTGGAGACCAGATGAACAAACAGGAGAG TTACCAGCCGGTGGTGGACTATATTGACAGACAGTTTGAGAGTTATTTGCAGGAGGAGTTAAAAATCAAACGCTCTCTCCATAACTTCCATGATTCGCGAGTCCATGCCTGCCTTTATTTCATCTCTCCCTCTGGTCATTCCCTGAAATCACTGGACCTTGTCACCATGAAGAAATTAGACAGCAAG GTGAACATCATTCCAGTGATCGCCAAAGCTGACACCATCAGTAAGAGTGAACTACACAAGTTCAAGATTAAAATCATGAGTGAGCTTGTAAGCAATGGAGTCCAGATCTATCAGTTCCCGCTGGATGATGAGACCGTCGCCAAAGTCAACACCACGATGAAT GGCCACTTGCCGTTTGCAGTAGTAGGCAGCACAGAGGAAGTGTGTGTTGGGAATAAGATGGTGAAGGCTCGCCAATATCCCTGGGGTGTTGTACAAG TGGAGAATGAAAATCACTGTGACTTTGTGAAGTTGAGGGAAATGCTGATCTGTGTAAACATGGAGGACCTGAGAGAACAAACCCACACTCGCCACTATGAGCTGTACAGGCGCTGCAAACTAGAGGAGATGGGATTCAAAGACAcagaccctgagtgcaaacctgTCAG TTTGCAGCAAACCTATGAGGCCAAGCGTCAGGAGTTCCTGGTCGAGCTGCAGAAGAGGGAGGATGAGATGAGGCAGATGTTTGTGCAGAGAGTGAAGGAGAAGGAGGCTGAGCTGAAAGAGGCTGAGAGAGAG CTGCAGAGTCGTTTTGAGCAACTGAAGCGCCTCCATGCAGACGAGAAAGCAGCCCTGGAGGAAAAGAAGAGACTCTTGGAGGAGGACCAGAGTTCATTTGGCAAAAGACGAGCAGCCGCCCAGCTTCTGCAGGCGCAGAGTCTCACCGCCAATGGCAAGAAGGACCGCAAGaa TTCTGGCTTCATGTGA